In Bifidobacterium actinocoloniiforme DSM 22766, a genomic segment contains:
- a CDS encoding zinc-binding dehydrogenase, translating into MPQKIKASIAYGIGKGFAQPEEIIIDDPKGAEVLVDVQASGLCHSDLHLVEDDDQFFPFPAVIGHEVAGIVEAVGPEVSGIKVGDHVVASLEQVCGHCANCLKGQPQSCMQQQECVRAEGDTPRLSFPDGRPITQAFGTGGFAEKALIHENQLAVVNNEVPWDQAACIGCATITGAGAVINTAHVRPGDTVAVIGTGGIGLNIISGARICGAKKIIAIDLLDNKLEFAKKFGATDVINSKNEDPVAKVRELTDGGVDQAFEAIGLRSTMKQAWDMLGVGGTAYPIGLTKPDATVELEINPADLLVHQRGFKGVWMGSTNIKHDIPMYADLAVDGRLNMKDIVTQHINLSQIDEAYKQLVAGEVIRSVITEF; encoded by the coding sequence ATGCCTCAGAAGATTAAGGCTTCGATCGCCTACGGCATCGGCAAGGGATTCGCCCAGCCGGAGGAGATCATCATCGACGACCCCAAGGGCGCCGAGGTCCTGGTAGACGTGCAAGCTTCCGGCCTGTGCCATTCCGACCTGCACCTGGTGGAGGACGACGACCAGTTCTTCCCCTTCCCCGCAGTCATCGGCCATGAGGTGGCGGGCATCGTCGAGGCCGTCGGCCCCGAGGTCTCCGGCATCAAGGTGGGCGACCACGTGGTGGCTTCCCTGGAGCAGGTGTGCGGGCACTGCGCCAACTGCCTGAAGGGGCAGCCCCAGTCTTGCATGCAGCAGCAGGAGTGCGTACGCGCCGAGGGTGACACCCCCCGCCTGTCCTTCCCCGACGGCCGGCCCATCACCCAGGCCTTCGGCACCGGCGGTTTCGCCGAGAAGGCACTGATCCACGAGAATCAGCTGGCCGTTGTCAACAATGAGGTGCCGTGGGACCAGGCCGCCTGCATCGGCTGCGCCACAATCACCGGCGCCGGCGCCGTGATCAACACCGCCCACGTACGCCCCGGCGACACGGTCGCCGTCATCGGCACCGGCGGCATCGGCCTGAACATCATCTCCGGCGCCCGCATCTGCGGAGCTAAGAAGATCATCGCCATCGACCTGCTGGACAACAAGCTGGAGTTCGCCAAGAAGTTCGGCGCCACCGACGTGATCAACTCCAAGAACGAGGATCCGGTCGCCAAGGTGCGCGAGCTCACCGACGGCGGCGTGGACCAGGCCTTCGAGGCCATCGGCCTGAGGTCGACCATGAAGCAGGCTTGGGACATGCTGGGCGTGGGCGGCACCGCCTACCCAATCGGCCTGACCAAGCCGGACGCGACCGTCGAGCTGGAGATCAACCCGGCCGACCTGCTGGTGCACCAGCGCGGCTTCAAGGGCGTGTGGATGGGTTCGACCAACATCAAGCACGACATCCCCATGTACGCGGACCTGGCTGTTGATGGCCGCCTGAACATGAAGGACATCGTGACCCAGCACATCAACCTGAGCCAGATCGACGAGGCCTACAAGCAGCTCGTCGCCGGCGAGGTCATCCGCTCGGTCATCACTGAGTTCTAA
- a CDS encoding DUF3152 domain-containing protein translates to MAEATAAASGKPPRRLTYCVAGKGQVGDTAAFERTIFLSLNDPRGWPRAGTTFVQGSQGSCDMTLILSEAQYMRTFALGCSSLYSCRVGNQVIINKDRWNGGTDYWLGSGGDMARYRIMVINHEVGHRLGHIDNEQACAGPGQPAPLMLEQSMGLHGCVPNEWPLDSELWVK, encoded by the coding sequence GTGGCGGAAGCAACGGCCGCGGCGTCCGGCAAACCCCCGCGTCGGCTTACTTACTGCGTGGCCGGTAAAGGGCAGGTCGGCGATACGGCCGCTTTTGAGAGGACCATTTTCCTTAGCCTGAACGATCCTCGAGGCTGGCCGAGGGCTGGGACTACCTTCGTGCAAGGCTCCCAGGGTTCCTGCGACATGACCTTGATCCTGTCTGAGGCCCAATACATGCGCACGTTCGCTTTGGGCTGCTCTTCGCTGTACAGCTGCCGGGTGGGCAATCAGGTCATCATCAACAAGGACCGTTGGAACGGCGGTACCGACTACTGGCTGGGCTCGGGCGGTGACATGGCCCGCTACCGGATCATGGTCATCAATCACGAGGTAGGCCATCGCCTGGGCCACATTGACAACGAGCAGGCCTGCGCCGGCCCTGGCCAGCCCGCCCCTCTCATGCTGGAGCAGTCTATGGGCCTGCACGGTTGCGTCCCCAACGAGTGGCCCCTCGATTCCGAGCTCTGGGTTAAGTAG
- a CDS encoding DUF4391 domain-containing protein, translated as MTAQACGSVSALTLGLPPATAVPEGKGELPKQMFYAKRPTSARLKQRFTNDLRSVTMLALLRPADAGLAPGEHVQEILVMGLDLTCEQTPLEIVDRIAGMRSSRIVFACVRQSREEGGQGDECALAVRRPMPTKPGHEPAFRVFASPWKPSGQVKLTLSGANMDKAWEGLSAQVILGEPEGADLDARIARRDLITELVAEEVKLSKDHARAKDPTQRNQVYAKLHKVRSRLKELGSLDGAGAK; from the coding sequence ATGACAGCACAAGCCTGTGGTTCCGTGTCCGCGCTCACACTCGGGCTGCCGCCCGCGACTGCCGTGCCGGAGGGGAAGGGGGAGCTGCCCAAGCAGATGTTCTACGCCAAGCGACCGACCTCCGCCAGGCTTAAGCAGCGGTTCACCAACGACCTGCGCTCCGTGACGATGCTGGCCCTGCTGCGGCCCGCCGACGCGGGTTTGGCGCCAGGGGAGCATGTTCAGGAGATATTGGTGATGGGCCTGGACTTGACCTGCGAGCAGACGCCCCTGGAGATTGTGGATCGCATAGCTGGTATGCGCTCTTCCCGTATCGTTTTCGCCTGCGTTCGCCAAAGCCGGGAAGAGGGCGGTCAGGGCGATGAATGCGCTTTGGCGGTGCGCCGTCCCATGCCCACTAAGCCAGGTCATGAACCGGCTTTCCGCGTCTTTGCGAGTCCATGGAAGCCATCCGGTCAGGTCAAGCTGACCTTGTCTGGGGCGAATATGGACAAGGCGTGGGAAGGGCTGAGCGCGCAAGTGATTTTGGGCGAGCCGGAAGGCGCTGATTTGGACGCCCGGATAGCCCGGCGTGATTTGATTACTGAGCTGGTGGCCGAGGAGGTCAAATTGTCCAAGGATCACGCCCGCGCCAAAGACCCGACTCAGCGTAATCAGGTTTATGCCAAGCTCCACAAGGTGCGCTCCCGGCTCAAGGAGCTCGGTTCCCTTGATGGGGCGGGGGCCAAGTGA
- a CDS encoding DUF4037 domain-containing protein: protein MRQNGSFDSGRFIQGLDAIFDSDRSNDDAECYLLQALADAEQADDQAGQLTVLNEVIGYYRSRGRHEDGLPMIERSLDLARHMGLEGTEAWTTTLINAATGMRAASRYERAEKLYKQALASAERTLKPDDRRLAALHNNLSMLYSDTGRGDQGVQELQKALSIVTASSTDPDADLDVASTHTNLALALLDLPADDDQGEREQVLAQAMAHASKALDIYRVGHLEANPHFASALAGYGQACFASGQYGRAAGAYQQALGIIARDYGEASDSYRITQENLSQALQAAKQAGQEIQGPDKEAGADGEGSDPGTGADASTNKHSERPPMSGLKLARAYWEQCGKPMIEAKYPQYAGRIAAGLVGHGSECYGFDDAISRDHDFGPGFCLWLTAEDYAAIGEQLQADYEALPQEFMGYGPRERSVRARGEAKRVGVFEIGDFFESITGYRQAPDEDKPHEWLLLDEATLAAATNGEIFSDPLGALLSTRQGFQSMPDDVRFALISRRLGMISQAGQYNLQRSLERGDGAAAWLAVDEFAKAVASLVFLINNPLTVGYLPYYKWTFAALRQLSGRVATRLSPVAGELESILRLSSAACFGGAGFGEGGKGAAPAAERLTGQVETVCQQILQELRAEGLTNSSEGFLEWQRPYIEAHISSQDPVLHSI from the coding sequence ATGCGCCAGAACGGGTCCTTTGACAGCGGGCGGTTCATACAGGGCTTGGATGCGATTTTCGACTCGGATAGGTCCAATGACGACGCGGAATGCTACCTCCTGCAGGCACTTGCGGACGCCGAGCAAGCTGACGACCAGGCCGGACAGCTCACAGTGCTCAACGAGGTGATCGGCTACTACCGGTCACGGGGACGGCACGAGGACGGCCTACCCATGATTGAGCGATCGCTCGATTTAGCTCGCCACATGGGCCTGGAAGGCACCGAAGCCTGGACCACTACGCTAATCAACGCAGCCACCGGAATGCGCGCCGCCAGCCGCTATGAGCGAGCCGAAAAGCTCTACAAGCAGGCCCTGGCTTCAGCCGAGAGGACGCTGAAACCGGACGACCGGCGCCTGGCCGCACTGCACAACAACCTCTCCATGCTCTACAGTGACACAGGGCGCGGCGACCAGGGCGTGCAAGAACTTCAGAAAGCCCTATCCATCGTGACCGCCTCCTCCACCGACCCGGATGCGGACCTGGACGTGGCGTCCACCCACACCAACCTGGCCCTGGCCCTGCTGGACCTGCCAGCCGACGACGACCAGGGCGAGCGCGAACAGGTCCTCGCTCAAGCGATGGCACACGCCTCCAAGGCGCTCGACATCTACCGGGTCGGCCACTTGGAAGCCAACCCGCACTTCGCCTCAGCGCTGGCGGGCTATGGGCAGGCCTGCTTCGCGAGCGGCCAATACGGGCGGGCTGCGGGCGCTTACCAGCAGGCCCTGGGCATCATCGCCCGCGACTATGGCGAGGCCAGCGACTCCTACCGCATCACCCAGGAGAACTTGAGTCAAGCCCTCCAAGCCGCCAAGCAGGCTGGGCAGGAAATCCAAGGGCCAGACAAGGAAGCCGGGGCCGACGGCGAGGGTTCAGACCCCGGTACGGGCGCGGACGCTAGCACGAACAAGCACAGCGAGCGCCCGCCCATGAGCGGCTTGAAACTGGCGCGCGCTTACTGGGAGCAGTGCGGCAAGCCGATGATCGAAGCCAAATACCCCCAGTATGCAGGCCGAATCGCTGCTGGATTAGTGGGGCATGGCTCCGAATGCTACGGCTTCGACGATGCGATTTCTCGGGATCACGACTTTGGCCCCGGCTTTTGCCTGTGGTTGACCGCCGAGGACTACGCGGCGATCGGTGAACAGCTCCAAGCCGATTACGAAGCCCTCCCCCAGGAGTTCATGGGCTACGGCCCGCGCGAGCGCAGCGTGCGCGCCCGGGGCGAGGCCAAGCGGGTGGGCGTCTTCGAGATAGGCGACTTCTTCGAGTCAATCACTGGTTACCGGCAGGCCCCGGACGAAGATAAGCCGCACGAATGGCTTTTGCTGGACGAAGCCACGCTAGCGGCCGCCACCAACGGCGAGATCTTCTCTGACCCTTTGGGCGCCTTACTGAGCACCCGGCAAGGTTTTCAATCCATGCCGGACGACGTGCGATTCGCCCTGATCTCGCGCCGTTTGGGGATGATCAGCCAGGCCGGCCAATACAACCTGCAACGCAGTCTGGAGCGCGGGGATGGCGCAGCCGCTTGGCTGGCGGTCGACGAGTTCGCGAAAGCCGTGGCTTCTCTGGTCTTTCTGATCAACAATCCACTGACCGTAGGCTACCTGCCCTACTACAAATGGACGTTCGCCGCACTCCGCCAGCTGAGTGGCCGGGTGGCGACCCGTCTGAGCCCGGTGGCGGGGGAACTGGAATCCATCCTGCGCTTGTCCTCGGCCGCCTGCTTCGGCGGCGCGGGCTTCGGCGAAGGGGGTAAGGGGGCGGCCCCAGCCGCCGAGCGCCTGACCGGGCAGGTTGAAACCGTCTGCCAGCAAATTCTCCAAGAGCTCCGAGCCGAGGGGCTGACCAACTCGAGCGAGGGCTTCTTGGAGTGGCAACGGCCTTATATCGAGGCGCATATCAGCAGCCAAGACCCCGTCCTCCACAGCATTTGA
- a CDS encoding SDR family oxidoreductase — translation MSIENKVVLITGASSGIGEASARLLASRGAKVVLGARRDDRLRQIAEGIEEDGGQAAWRKLDVTDPQQNKDFVAFAKERYGQVDVMFLNAGLMPSSPLSALKTDEWDRMVDVNLKGVLHGIAAALPEFTAQKSGQFITTSSVAGLKAYPNGAVYGATKWAVRELMEVLRMESAMEGTHIRTATIYPAAIQTELLNTITDKGAKEAMNQTYDSYQITPDRVASVVAFAIDQPEDTNVSEFTIGPTIQPW, via the coding sequence ATGAGCATTGAGAACAAGGTAGTCCTGATTACCGGCGCATCCTCGGGAATTGGCGAGGCGAGCGCCCGCCTGCTGGCCTCACGGGGGGCAAAGGTAGTGCTCGGGGCTCGGCGGGATGACAGGCTCCGGCAGATAGCGGAAGGCATCGAGGAAGACGGCGGCCAGGCTGCCTGGCGGAAGTTGGATGTGACCGACCCACAGCAGAATAAGGATTTCGTGGCCTTCGCCAAGGAGCGTTACGGCCAGGTGGACGTGATGTTCCTGAACGCCGGTCTCATGCCCTCCTCCCCTCTCTCTGCCCTCAAGACGGACGAGTGGGACCGGATGGTGGACGTGAACCTCAAGGGGGTGCTCCACGGCATCGCCGCGGCCCTGCCGGAGTTCACGGCGCAAAAATCGGGGCAGTTCATCACTACTTCATCTGTGGCAGGGCTGAAGGCGTACCCCAACGGCGCTGTCTACGGAGCCACCAAGTGGGCTGTCCGCGAACTGATGGAAGTCCTGCGCATGGAATCGGCCATGGAGGGCACCCACATCCGCACGGCCACCATCTACCCGGCGGCCATCCAGACCGAGCTGCTCAACACCATTACCGATAAGGGCGCCAAAGAAGCCATGAACCAGACCTATGACTCCTACCAGATCACGCCCGACCGCGTGGCCTCCGTAGTGGCCTTCGCCATCGATCAGCCCGAGGACACCAACGTCTCGGAATTCACGATTGGCCCCACCATCCAGCCCTGGTGA
- a CDS encoding MFS transporter: protein MKKSLIALAAGAFALGAAEFVMMGILPQTAQAMNVSIPQAGRFISAYAIGVCVGALMLVFGRKTPPKRLIILFLALIVIGNGCSALSTSAIALTMSRFIAGLPHGAFFGTAAYIAKSTARPDKQAQAVAVTITGQTLANMLGVPGGTLLAEYLSWRAAFAFLAVWGAATILLSLRWLPNLPPVPDSGLRGQFHFLKRRGPWVILLAVFTGNAGLFCWWSYVSPWLTQAGGWSSSALSALMVLAGFGMVVGGLAGGALCDRWRHAGTAALGQTISFLGLVAIFLIPGSKLGSAILTFWVAFGLFFVSTPQQILMVDAGQGGGELIGGATIQVAFNLGNAVGSMLGGAALSATGMDYRFPALTGAPLALAAALLLLFYSHRLETKTDAVDRLQVVKV from the coding sequence ATGAAGAAAAGCCTGATAGCGCTGGCCGCCGGAGCCTTCGCCCTGGGAGCCGCCGAATTCGTGATGATGGGCATCCTGCCGCAGACCGCGCAAGCCATGAATGTCTCAATCCCCCAAGCAGGGCGGTTCATCTCAGCTTATGCGATTGGGGTGTGCGTGGGCGCGCTGATGCTGGTCTTCGGCCGCAAAACCCCGCCCAAGCGCCTAATCATCCTCTTTCTGGCACTGATTGTGATTGGCAACGGCTGCTCGGCCTTGTCCACGAGCGCGATCGCACTGACCATGTCTCGATTCATCGCCGGGTTGCCCCACGGCGCCTTCTTCGGGACCGCCGCCTACATCGCCAAGTCGACCGCCCGCCCCGACAAGCAAGCCCAGGCCGTAGCGGTCACCATCACCGGCCAGACCCTGGCGAACATGTTGGGCGTGCCCGGGGGCACCCTGCTGGCCGAATACCTGTCTTGGCGCGCGGCGTTCGCTTTCCTGGCGGTCTGGGGCGCAGCGACCATCCTGCTGTCCTTGCGTTGGCTCCCCAACCTGCCCCCTGTGCCGGATTCGGGCCTACGCGGCCAGTTCCACTTCCTGAAGCGCCGGGGTCCTTGGGTCATCCTGCTAGCCGTGTTCACTGGCAATGCCGGCCTGTTCTGCTGGTGGAGCTACGTCTCCCCCTGGCTGACCCAGGCTGGTGGATGGTCGTCCAGCGCCCTCTCCGCTCTGATGGTACTGGCAGGCTTCGGCATGGTAGTCGGCGGCCTGGCGGGAGGCGCCCTCTGCGACCGCTGGCGGCACGCCGGTACCGCCGCCCTGGGGCAGACCATCTCCTTCCTGGGCCTGGTCGCCATCTTCCTGATTCCAGGGTCCAAATTGGGCTCAGCGATCCTTACCTTCTGGGTGGCGTTCGGCCTCTTCTTCGTCTCCACCCCCCAGCAAATCCTCATGGTCGATGCCGGTCAGGGCGGTGGCGAGCTTATTGGCGGCGCCACCATCCAGGTGGCCTTCAACCTGGGCAACGCTGTTGGCTCGATGCTGGGAGGCGCAGCGCTCTCCGCCACCGGCATGGACTACCGCTTCCCGGCCCTGACCGGTGCGCCCCTGGCCCTGGCCGCAGCCCTCTTACTGCTCTTCTACTCCCACCGCCTGGAGACCAAGACCGATGCGGTCGATAGGCTGCAGGTGGTCAAGGTTTGA
- a CDS encoding ABC transporter ATP-binding protein: MQSQVAQMRGFPPIEARGLIKDVSLRKDETIRILHGVDFQADWGRMTGIVGPSGSGKSTLLYSLAGLESISGGQVTVLGERIDRMGRAKMARFRRAHLGFVFQSYNLVPTLNVEENIALPFLLRGRRAPKGEIAAMLERFGMADRRRSDIGSLSGGEQQRVALARVLVSKPDVVFADEPTGALDQATGRVVIDELHRVAADPARAVVVVTHSEEVASSCDRVVTLVDGRITGGAR, encoded by the coding sequence ATGCAATCACAGGTAGCTCAAATGCGCGGTTTCCCACCTATCGAAGCCCGGGGATTGATCAAGGATGTGAGCTTGCGCAAGGATGAGACCATCCGCATCCTTCACGGCGTGGATTTTCAGGCCGACTGGGGGCGGATGACAGGCATCGTCGGGCCCTCGGGCTCAGGCAAGTCCACGCTCCTTTACTCCCTGGCTGGCTTGGAATCCATATCGGGCGGCCAGGTGACGGTGCTGGGGGAGCGGATCGACCGGATGGGGAGGGCGAAGATGGCGCGATTCCGCCGCGCCCACCTGGGTTTCGTTTTCCAGTCCTACAATCTGGTGCCCACGTTGAATGTGGAGGAGAACATAGCCTTGCCCTTCCTGCTGCGAGGGCGGCGGGCTCCCAAGGGCGAGATCGCCGCCATGCTGGAGCGTTTTGGCATGGCCGACCGGCGGCGCTCGGACATAGGCTCCCTCTCGGGCGGCGAGCAGCAGCGAGTGGCCCTGGCTCGGGTGTTGGTCTCCAAGCCTGATGTGGTCTTTGCTGACGAGCCTACGGGCGCTTTGGATCAGGCCACCGGTCGGGTGGTGATTGATGAGCTGCACCGGGTGGCGGCGGACCCGGCCAGGGCTGTCGTCGTGGTTACCCACTCCGAGGAGGTGGCCTCCAGCTGCGATCGGGTGGTCACCCTGGTGGATGGGCGCATAACCGGAGGTGCAAGGTGA
- a CDS encoding RCC1 domain-containing protein, translated as MNGQAQTAAVLDYEYMASYSVSFDMAGAPVTPPAQQHVMDGQKASWPTDDLKWDGHWFGGWELNGNAYDFTQPVTNNITLKARWDSYTFTISPVKGPSTGGAHVTVTPPAFDATLTQVSAGWYHSLGLGRDGKVYAWGRNDAGQLGDGTTSNRTSPVAVHMPGGMKFTQVVAGPNDSFALAANGFLYAWGWNSKGQLGNGNTVDQSTPVIVPVPEGSTKYTKIIPGREHTFAVTDTGVLYAWGGNDQGQLGIGTVYNSPTPVKVELPSGVTGFTQISAGNAHTVAISSTGQAYSWGSNGYGQLGSTAVTVGGRSLLPVAVTAPSGVSGFKQVVASNDWSLGISSSGRIYTWGCNSANQLGNGNGANQSAPVAPTLPTGLSFDQVNVVGDSAVALANSGAAWAWGDNQYGQLGNGNQSNQSRPVSINPPSGVTYAKVTVGKQHSLAIDTTGKAWAWGDNQYGQLGNSAGGSAGNLSLTAVVMTQPKLVITKVQFDGTAGTALTANSNGTWGVDTPAHVEGPVTVTISWSLASAPQTDYKINSYTYFTAFTLPKAGTAPLQLLTGKTLLLVSALAAGCCGGYQNARRKQSRRKPEHSSKNGVARIG; from the coding sequence GTGAACGGACAGGCTCAGACGGCGGCTGTGCTGGATTATGAGTATATGGCTTCGTATTCGGTGAGCTTTGACATGGCTGGGGCACCGGTCACGCCGCCAGCGCAGCAGCATGTGATGGATGGGCAGAAAGCTTCTTGGCCCACGGATGATCTCAAGTGGGACGGACACTGGTTTGGGGGCTGGGAACTCAATGGGAATGCCTACGACTTTACCCAGCCGGTAACCAACAACATTACGCTCAAGGCCCGGTGGGATTCGTATACGTTCACTATTTCACCAGTCAAGGGGCCCAGCACAGGCGGCGCACACGTTACCGTGACGCCCCCGGCTTTCGACGCAACGCTGACGCAGGTGAGCGCAGGCTGGTACCACTCGCTGGGCTTGGGGCGCGACGGGAAGGTCTACGCCTGGGGGCGCAACGATGCCGGACAGCTGGGCGACGGCACGACCAGCAACCGTACTTCGCCGGTCGCAGTGCATATGCCAGGCGGCATGAAGTTCACACAGGTCGTGGCCGGGCCGAACGACTCCTTCGCCCTGGCCGCCAATGGCTTCCTCTACGCCTGGGGTTGGAACAGCAAAGGGCAGCTGGGCAACGGGAATACGGTGGACCAGTCCACGCCCGTGATAGTACCGGTGCCCGAAGGGTCTACCAAGTACACGAAAATCATTCCCGGCCGCGAGCACACCTTCGCTGTGACCGACACTGGGGTCCTTTATGCTTGGGGCGGTAACGACCAAGGGCAGCTGGGCATAGGCACGGTTTACAACTCGCCGACACCCGTCAAGGTCGAGTTGCCGTCTGGTGTCACAGGTTTTACGCAGATTAGCGCAGGAAACGCGCACACGGTGGCCATCAGCTCTACAGGACAGGCCTACAGCTGGGGTTCGAACGGTTACGGCCAGCTGGGTTCGACAGCCGTTACAGTCGGCGGGCGGTCCTTGTTGCCGGTCGCGGTCACTGCGCCCAGCGGGGTGTCAGGCTTCAAACAGGTGGTGGCCAGCAACGACTGGAGCCTGGGCATCAGCTCAAGCGGCCGCATCTACACCTGGGGCTGCAACAGCGCCAACCAGCTGGGTAACGGCAACGGCGCCAACCAGAGCGCGCCAGTAGCGCCTACGCTGCCAACCGGCCTCAGCTTCGACCAAGTGAACGTAGTAGGGGACAGCGCGGTGGCGCTCGCCAACTCCGGCGCGGCCTGGGCCTGGGGCGACAACCAATACGGACAGCTCGGCAACGGCAATCAAAGCAACCAGTCCAGACCGGTGTCAATCAACCCACCCAGCGGTGTTACCTATGCCAAAGTGACGGTCGGCAAGCAGCACAGCCTGGCCATAGACACCACTGGCAAGGCCTGGGCCTGGGGCGACAACCAGTACGGGCAGCTCGGCAACAGCGCTGGCGGGTCGGCCGGGAACCTAAGCCTGACCGCAGTGGTGATGACACAGCCAAAGCTGGTCATCACCAAAGTGCAGTTTGACGGCACTGCCGGCACAGCGCTGACCGCCAACTCTAACGGCACCTGGGGCGTCGATACGCCCGCCCACGTTGAAGGTCCCGTGACCGTGACCATCTCCTGGAGCCTGGCGAGTGCGCCGCAAACCGACTACAAAATCAACTCCTACACCTATTTCACTGCGTTCACGCTACCCAAGGCCGGAACGGCGCCCCTGCAGCTACTGACCGGGAAAACGCTGCTTCTGGTGAGCGCGCTGGCGGCTGGCTGCTGCGGAGGGTATCAGAATGCTCGACGGAAGCAATCGCGCCGCAAACCGGAGCACAGCAGCAAAAACGGGGTCGCTCGCATCGGCTGA
- a CDS encoding DUF4125 family protein, whose protein sequence is MSERAYSELSDDDLRERIVKHEWDQFQQVDNEGGRANCQGNWPTFHQMRLSQFSVWPRELLESYADDLDRADAEARNLLTEKYGRMMESTAPEDYRRDIAPYLPKLGLERQERQERVIRQQVAWAKDFRDRYPTLGQEMRRLRTADDTAQDTSFETYLRGELSTYSLKTLGLYEKMVLFTASQRRNLTEETLLATVKMAGYPDLDQAEAAQRKATPTA, encoded by the coding sequence ATGAGCGAACGAGCATACAGCGAGCTGAGCGACGACGACCTGCGCGAGCGAATCGTCAAGCACGAGTGGGACCAATTCCAGCAGGTGGATAATGAGGGCGGCCGGGCCAACTGCCAGGGCAACTGGCCCACGTTCCACCAGATGCGCCTCAGTCAGTTCTCGGTCTGGCCGCGCGAGCTGCTGGAGAGCTACGCGGACGACCTTGACCGGGCGGACGCGGAGGCCCGTAACCTGCTGACCGAAAAGTACGGCCGGATGATGGAGTCCACCGCGCCCGAGGACTACCGGCGCGACATCGCCCCCTACCTGCCCAAGTTGGGCTTGGAACGTCAAGAGCGCCAGGAGCGAGTCATCCGTCAGCAAGTGGCCTGGGCCAAGGACTTCCGCGACCGCTACCCCACGCTGGGCCAGGAGATGCGGAGGCTGCGAACAGCCGATGACACCGCCCAGGACACGTCATTCGAGACCTATCTGCGCGGCGAACTGTCCACCTACTCGCTGAAGACCTTGGGATTGTACGAGAAGATGGTCCTATTCACAGCCAGCCAGCGACGCAATCTGACCGAAGAGACCTTGTTGGCGACGGTCAAGATGGCCGGCTACCCGGACCTGGACCAGGCTGAGGCCGCGCAACGCAAGGCCACGCCCACCGCCTGA